Proteins from a genomic interval of Betta splendens chromosome 10, fBetSpl5.4, whole genome shotgun sequence:
- the ids gene encoding iduronate 2-sulfatase: protein MMHTRRVSVLLLLLQTLAFVFARRGVKNVLLIVADDLRASLGCYGDHVVKSPNVDQLASQSQVFVNAYAQQAVCAPSRTSMLTSRRPDTTRLYDFKSYWRVHSGNYTTLPQYFKSRGYFTMSVGKVFHPGIASNHSDDYPYSWSVPAFHPASFKYEKKKMCKGEDGKLHANLLCAVNVTEQPGGTLPDLESADEAVRLLKSRVSAHDPFFLAVGFHKPHIPFRIPQEYLSLYPIEQMRLAPDPDVPKHLPPVAYNPWTDVRKRDDVQKLNISFPYGPIPKDFQLRIRQHYYAAVSYMDAQVGRLLSALDELGLAENTVVVFTSDHGWSLGEHGEWAKYSNFDVTTRVPLVIFVPGITTHSDSTFPFLDVSTKQEHNFKNGKVIQNMVELVDVFPTVAHMAGLAAPPTCPPVSFQEELCTEGRNLAYTFRSRERVNEEAVSFSQYPRPADAPQVNSDLPDLKDIKVMGYSLRCWDYRYTLWLGFNPKTFQVNVSDIHAGELYMMADDPGEDNNVYDDSVHSIVMTKKSGLPPTVALQMRMKLQLLYFTAGMKTNSGKPR from the exons ATGATGCACACGCGTCGCGTCTccgtcctgctcctgcttcttcaAACgctggcttttgtttttgccaGAAGAG GTGTGAAGAACGTCCTCCTCATCGTGGCCGATGACCTGCGCGCGTCGCTGGGCTGCTACGGGGACCACGTGGTCAAGTCCCCCAACGTCGACCAGCTGGCGTCGCAGAGCCAGGTTTTCGTCAATGCCTACGCACAG caAGCCGTGTGCGCGCCCAGTCGCACGTCCATGCTGACCAGTCGCAGGCCGGACACCACCAGGCTCTATGACTTCAAGTCCTACTGGAGAGTCCACTCTGGAAACTACACCACCTTGCCTCAGTATTTTAAATCCAGAGGTTATTTCACCATGTCTGTGGGCAAAGTATTTCACCCAG GTATTGCCTCTAACCATAGTGACGACTACCCCTACAGCTGGTCCGTCCCTGCCTTCCACCCAGCCTCCTTTAAGTACGAGAAGAAAAAG ATGTGCAAAGGAGAAGACGGTAAACTTCATGCCAACTTATTGTGCGCGGTGAACGTTACAGAGCAGCCTGGGGGAACGCTCCCCGACCTGGAGAGCGCCGACGAGGCAGTGAGGCTGCTGAAGAGTCGAGTCAGCGCTCACGATCCTTTCTTCTTAGCTGTGGGTTTCCACAAACCACACATTCCCTTCAGGATACCACAG GAGTACCTGAGCCTGTACCCCATAGAACAGATGAGGCTGGCCCCGGACCCGGACGTCCCCAAACACCTTCCACCTGTGGCCTACAACCCCTGGACGGATGTGAGGAAGAGAGACGATGTGCAGAAGCTCAACATCAGCTTCCCTTATGGACCCATTCCTAAGGACTTTCAG CTCCGCATCCGCCAGCACTACTACGCTGCCGTGTCTTACATGGACGCTCAGGTCGGCCGGCTGCTTAGTGCCCTTGATGAGCTGGGACTGGCTGAAAACACTGTGGTGGTCTTCACCTCCGATCACG GCTGGTCACTGGGAGAACACGGGGAATGGGCCAAGTACTCTAACTTTGATGTAACAACGCGCGTCCCTCTTGTCATCTTTGTTCCTGGCATCACCACACACTCTGACTCCACTTTCCCTTTTCTTGACGTCTCAACCAAACAAGAGCATAACTTTAAGA ATGGCAAAGTTATCCAAAACATGGTGGAGTTGGTGGATGTTTTTCCCACAGTGGCCCATATGGCTGGTCTGGCGGCACCTCCAACCtgtcctcctgtttccttccaG GAGGAGCTGTGCACTGAAGGGAGGAACCTCGCCTACACGTTCCGATCCCGGGAGCGAGTGAACGAGGAGGCGGTGTCTTTCAGCCAGTACCCTCGACCCGCTGATGCCCCACAG GTGAATTCCGACCTCCCGGACCTCAAAGACATAAAGGTCATGGGCTACTCGCTGCGCTGCTGGGACTATAGATACACTCTGTGGCTGGGCTTCAATCCTAAAACATTTCAG GTGAATGTATCCGATATCCATGCTGGAGAGTTGTACATGATGGCAGACGACCCCGGGGAAGACAACAACGTCTACGATGACTCTGTCCACAGCATCGTTATGACGAAGAAGTCTGGTCTCCCTCCT ACTGTGGCTCTGCAGATGAGAATGAAACTGCAGCTCCTCTACTTCACTGCAGGGATGAAGACGAATTCAGGGAAGCCAAGATGA
- the LOC114864103 gene encoding uncharacterized protein LOC114864103 isoform X2, producing MSPLIFLVRCKFIVNDCTRRLLEDERTSELYQSTFRRMEVLRMSLEWARGALISEEAADEILCLIADYVRGVERASQAAPQGNYDYQAPLVWGGRARYSITAEQLSFMHSVGFTAREIADILNVSVRSVNCRLREFNLSRVSTFSDMQDADLDGIVRDFVGGNDLIGPESVKASLRSIGLNVQIRRIRESMLRINPGASALRALSLRPERQVFHVAGPNSLWHIGGNHKLIRWRIIIHGGIDDYSRVVVFLRASNNNRSSTVLDSFAEAIVRYGIPSHVKTVGGENTDVALSSGPQRDSVLQGRSVRSQRILRLWSDVWRGVTNVYYSLFTRLENEGIINIHNESHLWALHYVYLPRINRDLSDFENQWNHHGLRTERHMTPLQIYVRGCLQQQGRGSTALQDLFPAAAAAPAAAAAAPAMAAATPAAGAPDLASLLDWPATVVLPDAQHNLDDAILQQVQMQFDPLGGSRSELGIQILRDVISFLDSVVQ from the exons ATGTCTCCATTAATCTTTCTCGTGCGTTGCAAGTTTATTGTAAACGACTGCACTCGTCGACTCCTGGAGGATGAACGTACGAGCGAACTTTATCAGTCGACTTTTAGAAG aaTGGAGGTCCTGCGAATGAGCCTTGAGTGGGCGAGGGGGGCGCTGATCAGCGAAGAAGCTGCTGACGAAATACTGTGTCTCATAGCTGATTATGTCCGAGGAGTGGAACGAGCATCTCAGGCCGCTCCGCAAG GTAACTATGATTACCAAGCACCGTTGGTTTGGGGAGGTCGGGCTCGTTATTCAATCACCGCAGAACAGCTGTCATTCATGCACTCCGTAGGCTTCACTGCACGTGAGATTGCAGATATTCTAAATGTATCTGTGCGTTCAGTAAACTGCCGTTTAAG GGAATTTAACTTGTCCAGAGTGTCTACGTTCTCGGACATGCAAGACGCTGACCTGGATGGCATTGTCAGAGACTTTGTGGGTGGCAATGATCTGATTGGTCCTGAGTCTGTGAAAGCATCGTTAAGATCCATAGGGCTTAACGTGCAAATCAGACGGATTCGTGAAAGCATGCTACGAATTAATCCAGGAGCATCTGCCCTTCGAGCCCTTTCGCTTAGGCCTGAGAGACAGGTGTTTCATGTTGCTGGTCCCAATAGTTTGTGGCACATAGGTGGAAATCACAAACTCATCAG GTGGAGAATAATTATTCATGGAGGAATCGATGATTACAGTCGTGTTGTGGTCTTCCTTCGTGCTTCAAACAACAACCGCAGCAGCACGGTGTTGGACAGCTTTGCTGAAGCCATTGTCCGCTACGGAATTCCGTCACATGTCAAGACAGTCGGAGGAGAAAATACCGATGTGGCACTGTCCTCAGGTCCTCAGCGAGACAGTGTTCTCCAGGGACGGAGTGTCCGCAGTCAAAGGATTTTGCGGCTCTGGAGTGATGTGTGGCGTGGAGTGACCAATGTGTACTACTCATTGTTTACCCGCCTGGAAAATGAGGGCATCATTAACATTCACAATGAATCACACCTCTGGGCTCTACACTATGTGTACCTTCCAAGGATAAACAGAGATTTATCTGACTTTGAAAATCAGTGGAACCACCATGGTCTGAGAACAGAGAGACACATGACACCACTACAAATTTATGTCAGAGGCTGTCTTCAACAACAGGGCAGAGGTTCTACAGCTTTGCAGGACCTCTTTccagctgccgccgccgctcctgccgccgcagccgccgctccTGCTATGGCCGCCGCCACTCCTGCTGCTGGCGCCCCTGACTTGGCATCGCTGTTAGACTGGCCGGCAACAGTTGTTTTGCCAGATGCACAGCACAATTTGGACGATGCCATATTGCAGCAGGTTCAAATGCAGTTTGACCCTTTGGGTGGTTCAAGATCAGAACTTGGAATACAAATACTCCGGGATGTCATATCATTCTTGGATTCAGTGGTGCAGTGA
- the LOC114864103 gene encoding uncharacterized protein LOC114864103 isoform X1: MSPLIFLVRCKFIVNDCTRRLLEDERTSELYQSTFRRMEVLRMSLEWARGALISEEAADEILCLIADYVRGVERASQAAPQVFVVAGNYDYQAPLVWGGRARYSITAEQLSFMHSVGFTAREIADILNVSVRSVNCRLREFNLSRVSTFSDMQDADLDGIVRDFVGGNDLIGPESVKASLRSIGLNVQIRRIRESMLRINPGASALRALSLRPERQVFHVAGPNSLWHIGGNHKLIRWRIIIHGGIDDYSRVVVFLRASNNNRSSTVLDSFAEAIVRYGIPSHVKTVGGENTDVALSSGPQRDSVLQGRSVRSQRILRLWSDVWRGVTNVYYSLFTRLENEGIINIHNESHLWALHYVYLPRINRDLSDFENQWNHHGLRTERHMTPLQIYVRGCLQQQGRGSTALQDLFPAAAAAPAAAAAAPAMAAATPAAGAPDLASLLDWPATVVLPDAQHNLDDAILQQVQMQFDPLGGSRSELGIQILRDVISFLDSVVQ; the protein is encoded by the exons ATGTCTCCATTAATCTTTCTCGTGCGTTGCAAGTTTATTGTAAACGACTGCACTCGTCGACTCCTGGAGGATGAACGTACGAGCGAACTTTATCAGTCGACTTTTAGAAG aaTGGAGGTCCTGCGAATGAGCCTTGAGTGGGCGAGGGGGGCGCTGATCAGCGAAGAAGCTGCTGACGAAATACTGTGTCTCATAGCTGATTATGTCCGAGGAGTGGAACGAGCATCTCAGGCCGCTCCGCAAG TCTTTGTTGTTGCAGGTAACTATGATTACCAAGCACCGTTGGTTTGGGGAGGTCGGGCTCGTTATTCAATCACCGCAGAACAGCTGTCATTCATGCACTCCGTAGGCTTCACTGCACGTGAGATTGCAGATATTCTAAATGTATCTGTGCGTTCAGTAAACTGCCGTTTAAG GGAATTTAACTTGTCCAGAGTGTCTACGTTCTCGGACATGCAAGACGCTGACCTGGATGGCATTGTCAGAGACTTTGTGGGTGGCAATGATCTGATTGGTCCTGAGTCTGTGAAAGCATCGTTAAGATCCATAGGGCTTAACGTGCAAATCAGACGGATTCGTGAAAGCATGCTACGAATTAATCCAGGAGCATCTGCCCTTCGAGCCCTTTCGCTTAGGCCTGAGAGACAGGTGTTTCATGTTGCTGGTCCCAATAGTTTGTGGCACATAGGTGGAAATCACAAACTCATCAG GTGGAGAATAATTATTCATGGAGGAATCGATGATTACAGTCGTGTTGTGGTCTTCCTTCGTGCTTCAAACAACAACCGCAGCAGCACGGTGTTGGACAGCTTTGCTGAAGCCATTGTCCGCTACGGAATTCCGTCACATGTCAAGACAGTCGGAGGAGAAAATACCGATGTGGCACTGTCCTCAGGTCCTCAGCGAGACAGTGTTCTCCAGGGACGGAGTGTCCGCAGTCAAAGGATTTTGCGGCTCTGGAGTGATGTGTGGCGTGGAGTGACCAATGTGTACTACTCATTGTTTACCCGCCTGGAAAATGAGGGCATCATTAACATTCACAATGAATCACACCTCTGGGCTCTACACTATGTGTACCTTCCAAGGATAAACAGAGATTTATCTGACTTTGAAAATCAGTGGAACCACCATGGTCTGAGAACAGAGAGACACATGACACCACTACAAATTTATGTCAGAGGCTGTCTTCAACAACAGGGCAGAGGTTCTACAGCTTTGCAGGACCTCTTTccagctgccgccgccgctcctgccgccgcagccgccgctccTGCTATGGCCGCCGCCACTCCTGCTGCTGGCGCCCCTGACTTGGCATCGCTGTTAGACTGGCCGGCAACAGTTGTTTTGCCAGATGCACAGCACAATTTGGACGATGCCATATTGCAGCAGGTTCAAATGCAGTTTGACCCTTTGGGTGGTTCAAGATCAGAACTTGGAATACAAATACTCCGGGATGTCATATCATTCTTGGATTCAGTGGTGCAGTGA
- the LOC114864103 gene encoding uncharacterized protein LOC114864103 isoform X3 — protein MSPLIFLVRCKFIVNDCTRRLLEDERTSELYQSTFRRMEVLRMSLEWARGALISEEAADEILCLIADYVRGVERASQAAPQGFTAREIADILNVSVRSVNCRLREFNLSRVSTFSDMQDADLDGIVRDFVGGNDLIGPESVKASLRSIGLNVQIRRIRESMLRINPGASALRALSLRPERQVFHVAGPNSLWHIGGNHKLIRWRIIIHGGIDDYSRVVVFLRASNNNRSSTVLDSFAEAIVRYGIPSHVKTVGGENTDVALSSGPQRDSVLQGRSVRSQRILRLWSDVWRGVTNVYYSLFTRLENEGIINIHNESHLWALHYVYLPRINRDLSDFENQWNHHGLRTERHMTPLQIYVRGCLQQQGRGSTALQDLFPAAAAAPAAAAAAPAMAAATPAAGAPDLASLLDWPATVVLPDAQHNLDDAILQQVQMQFDPLGGSRSELGIQILRDVISFLDSVVQ, from the exons ATGTCTCCATTAATCTTTCTCGTGCGTTGCAAGTTTATTGTAAACGACTGCACTCGTCGACTCCTGGAGGATGAACGTACGAGCGAACTTTATCAGTCGACTTTTAGAAG aaTGGAGGTCCTGCGAATGAGCCTTGAGTGGGCGAGGGGGGCGCTGATCAGCGAAGAAGCTGCTGACGAAATACTGTGTCTCATAGCTGATTATGTCCGAGGAGTGGAACGAGCATCTCAGGCCGCTCCGCAAG GCTTCACTGCACGTGAGATTGCAGATATTCTAAATGTATCTGTGCGTTCAGTAAACTGCCGTTTAAG GGAATTTAACTTGTCCAGAGTGTCTACGTTCTCGGACATGCAAGACGCTGACCTGGATGGCATTGTCAGAGACTTTGTGGGTGGCAATGATCTGATTGGTCCTGAGTCTGTGAAAGCATCGTTAAGATCCATAGGGCTTAACGTGCAAATCAGACGGATTCGTGAAAGCATGCTACGAATTAATCCAGGAGCATCTGCCCTTCGAGCCCTTTCGCTTAGGCCTGAGAGACAGGTGTTTCATGTTGCTGGTCCCAATAGTTTGTGGCACATAGGTGGAAATCACAAACTCATCAG GTGGAGAATAATTATTCATGGAGGAATCGATGATTACAGTCGTGTTGTGGTCTTCCTTCGTGCTTCAAACAACAACCGCAGCAGCACGGTGTTGGACAGCTTTGCTGAAGCCATTGTCCGCTACGGAATTCCGTCACATGTCAAGACAGTCGGAGGAGAAAATACCGATGTGGCACTGTCCTCAGGTCCTCAGCGAGACAGTGTTCTCCAGGGACGGAGTGTCCGCAGTCAAAGGATTTTGCGGCTCTGGAGTGATGTGTGGCGTGGAGTGACCAATGTGTACTACTCATTGTTTACCCGCCTGGAAAATGAGGGCATCATTAACATTCACAATGAATCACACCTCTGGGCTCTACACTATGTGTACCTTCCAAGGATAAACAGAGATTTATCTGACTTTGAAAATCAGTGGAACCACCATGGTCTGAGAACAGAGAGACACATGACACCACTACAAATTTATGTCAGAGGCTGTCTTCAACAACAGGGCAGAGGTTCTACAGCTTTGCAGGACCTCTTTccagctgccgccgccgctcctgccgccgcagccgccgctccTGCTATGGCCGCCGCCACTCCTGCTGCTGGCGCCCCTGACTTGGCATCGCTGTTAGACTGGCCGGCAACAGTTGTTTTGCCAGATGCACAGCACAATTTGGACGATGCCATATTGCAGCAGGTTCAAATGCAGTTTGACCCTTTGGGTGGTTCAAGATCAGAACTTGGAATACAAATACTCCGGGATGTCATATCATTCTTGGATTCAGTGGTGCAGTGA
- the LOC114864106 gene encoding GTPase IMAP family member 9-like, translated as MACKYALLEEEEPELRIVLVGKTGVGKSATGNTILGNKDAFTSEMSPSTVTVNCKRETATFEGQTLVVVDTPGLFDTRKTQEEVETELRKCISFAAPGPHVFLLVIQPGRFTEEEKKTVSIIQKDFGEGARCYTMVLFTHGEDLEANNIPVDKFICKNPNLRDLVNECEGGYCVFNNRDKGRGQVVALLEKINKMVQKNGGNHYTNEMFNEAARAIREEEERLQQIYPDMKPKEARKEARKLNDFILQALRVGAVGAVGGAVGGAAVGGIIAAETGAAIGAVIGGVGGPVGVALGAGVGIAVTAAVVKVAEKIRKKSDQSPSCSSGLCFTCCSLCH; from the exons ATGGCCTGCAAATATGCTCTTCTCG aggaagaggaaccagAACTCAGGATTGTTCTTGTTGGAAAAACTGGAGTTGGGAAGAGCGCAACAGGAAACACCATCTTAGGGAACAAAGATGCGTTTACATCAGAAATGTCTCCCTCCACGGTGACAGTGAATTGCAAGAGAGAAACAGCAACGTTTGAAGGTCAAACACTGGTTGTTGTTGACACACCAGGTCTTTTTGACACTAGAAAAACTCAAGAGGAAGTGGAGACAGAGCTCCGTAAATGCATCTCATTTGCTGCTCCTGGTCCTCATGTTTTCCTGCTTGTGATCCAACCTGGCAGattcacagaagaagaaaagaaaacagtcaGCATTATTCAGAAGGACTTTGGTGAAGGGGCCAGGTGCTACACTATGGTCCTGTTCACTCACGGAGAAGATCTGGAGGCAAATAATATACCAGTAGATAAATTCATTTGTAAAAATCCAAATCTCCGCGACCTTGTCAATGAGTGTGAAGGAGGATATTGTGTTTTCAACAACAGAGATAAGGGTCGGGGTCAAGTCGTAGCATTGCTGGAGAAAATCAACAAGATGGTTCAGAAAAATGGAGGAAACCACTACACCAACGAGATGTTCAATGAAGCAGCGAGAGCCataagagaagaagaagaacgtcTTCAGCAAATATATCCAGACATGAAGCCAAAAGAAGCAAGAAAAGAGGCAAGGAAACTCAACGATTTCATTTTGCAAGCTTTGAGAGTGGGAGCAGTTGGAGCAGTTGGTGGAGCAGTTGGTGGAGCAGCTGTTGGAGGAATTATTGCAGCAGAAACTGGAGCAGCTATCGGAGCAGTTATTGGAGGGGTCGGGGGTCCAGTGGGAGTTGCATTGGGAGCTGGAGTGGGGATTGCAGTTACAGCTGCAGTTGTGAAAGTGGCAGAGAAGATTAGGAAAAAAAGTGACCA gAGCCCATCATGTTCCTCAGGTCTGTGCTTCACgtgctgcagtttgtgtcaTTAG
- the LOC114864100 gene encoding NACHT, LRR and PYD domains-containing protein 3-like, protein MNSDVSMDRPKEGQPADGIMQQQKANSEPNRISMKSDMSKQHPVHFTDGQPADGTMQQQRADSTEPNRISMKSDMSKQHPVHFADGQPADGTVDVESSEVPSDQPTKQHQPDVDCVFMLLEKNIATFVKMELKKIQRFLKPDYPECLKSHMEDEEVLDRTDEEQRGGIRESFLKITLNFLRKMNQEELAECLQSRTEAAACRREFQSNLKVKFQCVFEGITKAGNSTLLNQIYTELYVTEGGTGEVNDEHEVRQIETASRKLDRAERTIRQEDMFKGSHGRGKPVRTVMTKGVAGIGKTILTQKFTLDWAEDKANQDIHFTFPFTFRELNVVRKKKFSLVELVHYFFTETKAAGICRFEEFQVVFILDGLDECRLPLDFHNNKILTDVTESTSVDVLLTNLIRGNLLPSARLWITTRPGAANQIPPGCVDLVTEVRGFTDPQKEEYFRKRFRDEQQATTIISHIKASRSLHIMCHIPVFCWITATVLEDVLKTNDGGELPKTLTEMFIQLLVVQSKVKAIKYDGGAETDPHWNKNNKKMIKSLGKVAFEQLQKGNIIFCESDLTECGIDIRAASVYSGVFTQIFKEERGLYQDKVFSFIHLSVQEFLAALHVHRTFINSGVNLLSEQRSTSKLAKLFKDKPEPSQFYNNAVDQALQSPNGHLDLFLRFLLGLSLKSNQALLQGLLTKTGSRSQTSQETVQYIKKKISENLSAEKSINLFHCLNELNDHSLMEEIQQNLRSGCLSTDKLSPAQWSALVFILLSSKKDLDVFDLKKYSGSEEVLLRLLPVVKASNKALLSGCNLTERSCEALSSVLISSNLRELDMSNNDLQDSGVNLLCDQLKSLHCEVRSLRLSGCNLSKRSCGALSSVLCSQSSSLRELDLSNNELKDSGVKLLSTGLRDQHCKLETLGLSGCQITEQGCVSLASALSSNPSHLRELDLSYNHPGDSGVMLLSAGLEHSHWRLESLRLDNGGQQWIKSGLRKWACELEVDLNTVNGKLQLSDNNREVTWMREDQSYPDHPDRFNFWPQLLCRNGLTGRCYWEVEWTGEVHISVSYRGIKRTGAISDCWFGMNEQSWSLDCCDDSGYSVCHNSKVTSIPSSSSFYLNKVAVYVDCPAGILSFYRVSFDKLIHLYTFSTTFTEPLYPGFWISPCSSVSLSVSM, encoded by the exons ATGAATAGTGATGTGTCCATGGACCGTCCTAAAGAAGGACAACCTGCTGATGGAAT tatgcagcagcagaaagcgaACTCTGAACCTAACCGGATCTCCATGAAAAGTGACATGTCTAAGCAGCATCCTGTTCACTTTACAGATGGACAGCCTGCTGATGGAAC gatgcagcagcagagagcagactCTACTGAACCTAACCGGATCTCCATGAAAAGTGACATGTCTAAGCAGCATCCTGTTCACTTTGCAGATGGACAGCCTGCTGATGGAAC AGTGGATGTggagagctcagaggttcccagtgatCAGCCTACTAAGCAGCATCAACCAGACGTGGACTGtgtatttatg ctgctggagaagaacATTGCGACTTTTGTAAAGATGGAGCTAAAGAAGATCCAGAGGTTCCTAAAACCAGATTATCCAGAATGTTTAAAAAGTCacatggaggatgaggaggtgttAGACAGGactgatgaagagcagaggggGGGCATCAGAGAGTCATTTCTGAAGATCACTTTGAACTTCCTTAGAAAGATGaatcaggaggagctggctgaatGTCTTCAAAGCA GaactgaagctgcagcatgtCGACGTGAATTTCAGTCTAACCTTAAGGTTAAGTTCCAATGTGTGTTTGAGGGAATCACTAAAGCAGGAAACTCAACCCTGCtaaaccagatctacacagagctctacgttacagagggagggactggagaggtcaacgatgaacatgaggtcagacagattgaaacagcgTCCAGGAAACTGGACAGAGCAGAAAGAACAATCAGACAGGAAGACATGTTTAAAGGCTCACATGGAAGAGGTAAACCagtcagaacagtgatgacaaagggagtggctggcattgggaaaacaatcctaacacagaagttcactctggactgggctgaagacaaagccaaccaggacatacacttcacgtttccattcaccttcagagagctgaatgtggtgagaaagaaaaagttcagcttggtggaacttgttcattaCTTCTttactgaaaccaaagcagcaggaatctgcaggtttgaagAGTTCCAGGTGGtgttcatcttggacggtctggatgagtgtcgacttcctctggacttccaCAATAATAAGatcctgactgatgtcacagagtccacctcagtggatgtgctgctgacaaacctgatcagggggaacctgcttccctctgctcgcctctggatcaccacacgacctggagcagccaatcagatccctcctggctgtgttgacctggtgacagaggtcagagggttcactgacccacagaaggaagAGTACTTTAGGAAGAGATttagagatgagcagcaggctacaacaatcatctcccacatcaaggcgtcacgaagcctccacatcatgtgccacatcccagtcttctgctggatcactgctacagttctggaggatgtgttgaaaaccaatgatggaggagagctgcccaagaccctgactgagatgttCATCCAGTTACTGGTCGTCCAGTCCAAAGTGAAGGCCATCAAGTATGATggtggagctgagacagatcctcactggaataaaaacaacaaaaagatgATCAAGTCTCTCGGAAAagtggcttttgagcagctacAGAAAGGCAACATAATCTTCTGTGAATCAGatctgacagagtgtggcattgacatcagagcagcctcagtttactcaggagtgttcacacagatctttaaagaggagagaggactgtaccaggacaaggtgttctccTTTAttcatctgagtgttcaggagtttctggctgctcttcatgtgcatcggaccttcatcaactctggagttAATCTGCTTTCAGAACAACGATCGACATCCAAGTTAGCTAAACTTTTTAAAGATAAACCTGAACCATCACAGTTCTACAATAATGCTGTGGACCAGGCCttacagagtccaaatggacacctggacttGTTCCTCCGTTTCCTTCTCGGTCTTTCATTGAAGAGCAACCAAGCTCTCCTTCAAGGCCTTTTGACCAAGACAGGAAGTAGATCACAGACCAGCCAGGAAACCGTCCAGTACATAAAGAAGAAGATCAGTGAGAAtctgtctgcagagaaaagcatcaacctgttccactgtctgaatgaactgaatgatcaTTCATTAATGGAGGAGATTCAACAGAACCTGAGATCAGGATGTTTGTCTACAGATAAACTGTCTCCCgctcagtggtcagctctggttttcatcttacTGTCATCAAAAAAAGATCTGGACGTGTTTGACCTGAAGAAATACTCTGGTTCAGAGGAGGTTCTTCTGAGGCTGCTGCCAGTGGTTAAGGCCTCCAACAAAGctct ACTAAGTGGCTGTAACCtcacagagagaagctgtgaagctctgtcctcagttctcatcTCTTCTaatctgagagaactggacatGAGTAACAATGACTTGCAGGACTCAGGAGTGAATCTGCTCTGTGATCAACTGAAGAGTCTGCATTGTGAAGTGAGAAGCCTCAG ACTCAGTGGCTGTAATTTATCAAAGAGAAGCTGCGGAGCCCTGTCCTCAGTTCTCTGCTCCCAGTcttctagtctgagagaactggatcTGAGTAACAATGAGCTGAAGGActcaggagtgaagctgctgtcaaCTGGACTGAGGGACCAACACTGCAAACTGGAGACTCTTGG tctgtcAGGTTGTCAGATCACAGAACAAGgctgtgtctctctggcctcagctctgagctccaacccctcccatctaagagagctggacctgagctacaatcatccaggagactcaggagtgatgctcctgtctgctggactggagcattcacactggagactggaaagtctcag gTTGGACAATGGTGGGCAACAGTGGATTAAATCTGGTCTGAGgaaat gggCCTGTGAACTGGAAGTGGACCTAAACACAGTGAACGGAAAACTACagctgtctgacaacaacagggaGGTGACATGGATGAGGGAAGATCAGTcgtatcctgatcatccagacagatttaacttctggcctcagctgctgtgtagaaatggtctgactggtcgctgttactgggaggttgagtggaccGGAGAGGttcatatatcagtgagttacagaggaatcaaaaGAACAGGAGCCATCAGTGACTGTTGGTTTGGAATGAATGAACAGTCCTGGAGTCTGGACTGCTGTGATGACAGTGGTTACTCTGTCTGTCACAACAGCAAAGTCACAtccatcccctcctcctcttccttttatttaaacaaagtagctgtgtatgtggactgtcctgccggcattctgtccttctacagagtctcctttgacaaactgatccacctctacaccttcagcaccacattcactgaacctctttatcccgGGTTCTGGATCAGCCCctgttcctcagtgtctctgagtGTGTCGATGTGA